One Janthinobacterium sp. TB1-E2 genomic region harbors:
- a CDS encoding LysR substrate-binding domain-containing protein: protein MSEHLKGIAPFLATADAGSFTRAAVRLHLSSSAVSKSVARLEARLGVILFERSTRRLQLSSAGHAYYATCKRVLQELVEAENVLAEQDGELAGKVRIGVPASYGRMRVMPALIDLCEKYPQLQPSISFSDRFADLFEERIDIAVRIGAPGSWPPTLGQMPLGEERLIFCAAPAYLARRGTPLAIADLDGHDCIAYGRGDGTAAPWLFAGEDGVERRTVSPRLTVGDAEAQTAAVLAGLGIAQQATWLVHEHLASGAIVEVLPACATPGLPLSLAWPLARQLTTKTGTLLNELKQRLTIS from the coding sequence ATGTCCGAACATTTGAAAGGCATCGCGCCTTTTCTTGCCACCGCCGATGCCGGCAGTTTCACCAGGGCGGCCGTACGGCTACACCTGAGCAGCTCGGCCGTGAGCAAGAGCGTGGCACGCCTGGAAGCCCGCCTGGGCGTGATCCTGTTCGAGCGCAGCACGCGGCGTTTGCAGTTGAGCAGCGCGGGGCATGCCTATTACGCCACCTGCAAGCGCGTGCTGCAGGAACTGGTCGAGGCGGAAAACGTGCTGGCCGAGCAGGATGGGGAACTGGCGGGCAAGGTGCGCATCGGCGTGCCCGCGTCATATGGCCGCATGCGCGTGATGCCAGCGCTGATTGATCTGTGCGAAAAATATCCGCAGCTGCAGCCGTCCATCAGCTTCAGCGACCGCTTTGCCGACCTGTTCGAAGAGCGCATCGATATCGCCGTGCGCATCGGCGCGCCGGGCAGCTGGCCGCCAACGCTGGGGCAGATGCCCTTGGGCGAAGAGCGCCTGATCTTTTGCGCGGCGCCCGCCTATCTGGCGCGGCGCGGCACGCCGCTCGCCATTGCGGATCTCGATGGCCACGATTGCATCGCCTACGGCCGCGGCGACGGCACGGCGGCGCCGTGGCTGTTTGCCGGCGAGGACGGGGTGGAACGGCGGACGGTCAGTCCGCGCCTGACGGTGGGGGACGCCGAGGCGCAAACGGCCGCCGTGCTGGCGGGCCTGGGCATCGCGCAGCAGGCGACCTGGCTCGTGCACGAGCACCTGGCCAGCGGCGCCATCGTCGAAGTACTGCCGGCCTGCGCCACGCCAGGCTTGCCGCTGTCCCTCGCGTGGCCGCTGGCGCGCCAGCTGACCACCAAGACCGGCACGCTGCTCAATGAATTGAAGCAGCGCCTGACGATCAGCTGA
- a CDS encoding SMP-30/gluconolactonase/LRE family protein: MHHTRYALPSLRTAVLAAALASLSACASQPAHEALFLATTLTPAHSFTKGIEGPAVDADGNIYAVNFARQQTIGKVSPGGTGEVYLTLPGTSIANGIRFGSRGQMYLADYMEHTIYLVDPATRALTIHAREPRMTQPNDIAITADDVLYASDPNWKENTGRVWRIAQDGTVTLALDTMGTANGIEVTPDGKILYVNESVQRNIWMYDIAADGSLSGKRLLIKFDDFGMDGMRVDVDGNLYVTRYGKGTVVKLSPQGRILREISVPGAKPSNITFGGPDGRTAYVTEVVQGRLLQFRVDRPGLEWQQAQERRKPE; encoded by the coding sequence ATGCACCATACCCGATACGCCCTGCCGTCGCTGCGCACGGCCGTGCTGGCCGCCGCGCTGGCCAGCCTGTCCGCCTGCGCCAGCCAGCCCGCGCACGAGGCGCTGTTCCTCGCCACCACGCTCACGCCCGCGCATTCCTTTACCAAGGGCATCGAAGGCCCGGCCGTGGATGCGGATGGCAATATCTATGCCGTCAACTTTGCGCGCCAGCAAACCATCGGCAAGGTCAGCCCCGGCGGCACTGGCGAGGTGTACCTGACCCTGCCCGGCACCAGCATCGCCAACGGCATACGCTTCGGCAGCCGGGGTCAGATGTACTTGGCCGACTACATGGAACACACGATCTACCTAGTCGACCCGGCCACGCGCGCGCTCACCATCCACGCGCGCGAGCCGCGCATGACGCAGCCGAACGACATCGCCATCACGGCCGACGACGTGCTGTATGCGAGCGACCCGAACTGGAAGGAAAACACGGGCCGCGTGTGGCGCATCGCGCAGGACGGCACGGTGACCCTGGCGCTCGACACCATGGGCACGGCCAACGGCATCGAGGTGACCCCCGACGGCAAGATCTTGTATGTGAATGAAAGCGTGCAGCGCAATATCTGGATGTACGACATCGCCGCGGACGGCAGCCTGAGCGGCAAGCGATTGCTGATCAAGTTCGACGATTTCGGCATGGACGGCATGCGCGTGGACGTCGACGGCAACCTGTACGTGACGCGCTACGGCAAGGGCACGGTGGTGAAATTGTCGCCACAGGGACGCATCCTGCGCGAAATCAGCGTACCCGGCGCCAAGCCCAGCAACATCACCTTCGGCGGCCCCGATGGCCGTACGGCCTACGTGACGGAAGTCGTGCAGGGACGGCTGCTGCAATTCCGCGTCGACCGCCCGGGGCTGGAGTGGCAGCAGGCGCAAGAACGGCGCAAGCCCGAATAG
- a CDS encoding HAD-IA family hydrolase: protein MITDHLPAPRAILFDLDGTLADTAPDLAAAINLLRARAGLAPTPYEVLRPTASAGARGMIGASYGIAPGESGYEALKDGFLNNYEAALAVESRLFDGIPAMLEGLQALGLAWGVVTNKAARFTDPLVGQIGLGAAGCVISGDTMPHPKPHPAPLLEAARRLNLAPENCWYVGDDLRDIQAGRAAGMRTVACAWGYCGAVEPQHWNADHLLDTPLALLELVTGVVKAAQERQLAA from the coding sequence ATGATCACTGACCATCTGCCAGCCCCGCGCGCCATCCTGTTCGACCTCGACGGCACCCTGGCCGACACCGCGCCCGACCTGGCGGCGGCCATCAACCTGCTGCGCGCGCGCGCCGGCCTGGCGCCGACCCCGTATGAAGTGCTGCGCCCCACGGCCTCGGCCGGCGCGCGCGGCATGATAGGCGCGTCGTATGGGATAGCTCCTGGCGAAAGCGGCTACGAAGCCCTGAAAGACGGCTTCCTGAACAATTACGAAGCGGCCCTGGCCGTGGAAAGCCGTTTATTTGACGGCATCCCCGCCATGCTGGAAGGCCTGCAAGCTCTGGGCCTGGCCTGGGGCGTGGTCACCAACAAGGCCGCCCGCTTCACCGACCCGCTGGTCGGCCAGATCGGCCTGGGCGCCGCCGGCTGCGTGATATCGGGCGACACCATGCCCCACCCGAAACCGCACCCCGCCCCCCTGCTGGAAGCGGCCCGCCGCCTGAACCTGGCGCCGGAAAACTGCTGGTACGTGGGCGACGACCTGCGCGACATCCAGGCCGGCCGCGCCGCCGGCATGCGCACGGTCGCATGCGCCTGGGGCTACTGCGGCGCCGTCGAGCCGCAGCACTGGAACGCCGACCATTTGCTCGATACGCCACTGGCCTTGCTGGAGCTGGTGACTGGCGTGGTGAAGGCGGCGCAGGAGCGGCAGTTGGCGGCCTGA
- a CDS encoding sensor domain-containing diguanylate cyclase, translated as MARSRSLPPRLLGAGFRGFSLLPLAISFVVLVCLSLLAIQLWTTLRAREGQLLEASRESTNLAQSVAQHAYDTIKEADTVLVGLVERVETDGVAGLELARIHKLLVNRVAELPQLHGIFIYASDGSWLVNSQKTLLSNLNNSDRDYFKYHRTHADRGPYVGPPVRSKSTGHWIVTVSRRINLPDGSFGGVALATIDMNYFRLFYERFSIGKKGAIFIANGKGILLLRRPFDEGLLGRDISKFPIFHDYLPKSPVGTAVVQSRVDGVTRINSYRRVEEYPLVVSAALSQDEVLAAWRLDTVMQNAVGGVLVLLIAFIGYRVVRQIELRVKSEAGLVEARNELEMINETLARLASQDGLTGLANRRHFDQSLLAEFSRAQREDSSLGLVLIDVDFFKQYNDIYGHVAGDECLRKIGKVVGYSMRRPGDLAARYGGEEMVVLLPGTELPGALAVAEGVRQAVQSLGIEHSGNALGVVTASVGVAAFMPKHLENQAVELVELADTALYKAKALGRNQVRYESSSEIAAEQAATAFAFR; from the coding sequence ATGGCCAGGTCACGCAGCTTGCCGCCACGATTGCTGGGAGCAGGCTTCCGTGGCTTTTCCCTGCTGCCGCTGGCTATCTCATTTGTCGTGCTTGTGTGTCTGTCACTGCTGGCGATCCAGTTATGGACGACCTTGCGCGCGCGGGAAGGGCAACTGCTTGAAGCGTCCCGTGAAAGTACCAATCTGGCGCAATCTGTTGCCCAGCATGCCTATGACACCATCAAGGAAGCCGATACGGTGCTGGTCGGACTGGTGGAGAGGGTAGAAACAGACGGTGTTGCCGGTCTTGAACTGGCCCGTATCCACAAATTGCTGGTCAACCGTGTAGCCGAGTTGCCCCAGTTGCACGGCATCTTCATCTATGCCAGCGATGGCAGCTGGCTTGTGAATTCTCAGAAAACGCTGTTGAGCAATCTGAATAATTCCGACCGAGATTATTTCAAATATCATCGAACGCATGCTGATCGGGGGCCGTATGTCGGACCTCCCGTGCGCAGCAAATCGACGGGACACTGGATAGTCACGGTATCGCGGCGGATCAATTTGCCTGACGGAAGTTTCGGCGGCGTGGCGCTGGCGACCATCGACATGAATTATTTCCGGCTGTTTTATGAACGCTTTTCGATAGGAAAAAAAGGCGCTATTTTCATTGCGAATGGAAAAGGTATTCTTTTATTGCGAAGGCCGTTCGATGAGGGTTTGCTGGGGCGCGATATTTCAAAGTTCCCGATATTTCATGATTACCTGCCCAAAAGTCCCGTTGGCACGGCCGTGGTCCAGTCGCGAGTCGATGGCGTGACGCGTATCAATAGCTATCGAAGAGTCGAGGAATACCCGCTGGTGGTCTCCGCCGCGCTGTCGCAGGATGAAGTGCTCGCTGCGTGGCGGCTCGATACGGTGATGCAAAACGCGGTGGGCGGCGTGCTGGTACTGCTGATTGCCTTCATCGGATACCGCGTGGTGCGGCAGATCGAATTGCGGGTCAAGAGCGAGGCGGGACTGGTCGAGGCGCGCAATGAACTGGAAATGATCAATGAAACCCTGGCCCGCCTTGCCAGCCAAGATGGATTGACGGGGCTGGCGAACCGGCGCCACTTCGACCAGTCGCTGCTTGCCGAGTTCAGCCGTGCGCAGCGTGAAGACAGCTCACTTGGGCTGGTGTTGATCGACGTCGATTTCTTCAAGCAATACAACGATATCTATGGCCATGTGGCTGGCGACGAGTGCCTGAGAAAAATCGGCAAAGTGGTCGGCTACAGCATGCGCAGGCCGGGCGACCTTGCGGCGCGCTACGGTGGCGAGGAAATGGTCGTTCTATTGCCCGGTACGGAGTTGCCGGGCGCATTGGCGGTGGCGGAAGGCGTCCGCCAGGCCGTGCAATCGCTGGGAATCGAGCATAGCGGCAATGCCCTCGGCGTGGTGACGGCCAGCGTCGGCGTGGCGGCATTTATGCCGAAGCACCTTGAAAACCAGGCGGTCGAACTGGTTGAACTGGCTGACACTGCACTGTACAAGGCCAAGGCATTGGGGAGAAATCAGGTCCGTTATGAATCTTCTAGCGAAATTGCCGCCGAACAGGCCGCGACTGCCTTTGCGTTTCGATAG
- a CDS encoding SDR family oxidoreductase, with protein sequence MNKHALIIGASGVIGSNLATHLLAQGWQVTGVSRGRTPVPAGCAFLPLDATDGAAVSAALAGLDASHVFFTAWARQANEQENIRVNGAMVANVLAALGPTGHLRHAALVTGLKHYLGPFDAYGKGSVPVTPFREEQGRQAVENFYYEQEDRLFDAAARYGFTWSVHRPHTIIGYALGNAMNMGLTLAVYANLCKAGGQPFVFPGSPAQWHGLSDMTDAGQIARHLAWAADSPAARNEDFNIVNGDVFRWKWLWPRLAAYFGVEAADLPEAMAPLADRMQDAPKQWRAIAEQHGLVEADVSRLASWWHTDADLGRPMEVMTDMGKSRKAGFLDYQDTQDAFFNLFDKLKAERVIPR encoded by the coding sequence ATGAACAAGCACGCATTGATTATCGGCGCCAGCGGCGTTATCGGCAGCAATCTGGCCACGCACTTGCTGGCGCAGGGCTGGCAGGTGACGGGCGTCTCGCGTGGCCGCACGCCGGTTCCCGCCGGTTGCGCATTCCTGCCGCTCGATGCCACGGATGGCGCGGCGGTCAGCGCCGCCCTGGCGGGCCTGGACGCCAGCCACGTCTTTTTCACGGCCTGGGCGCGCCAGGCCAACGAGCAGGAAAACATCCGCGTCAATGGCGCCATGGTGGCCAATGTGCTGGCCGCGCTGGGGCCCACCGGCCACTTGCGCCATGCGGCGCTGGTCACTGGCCTCAAGCACTACCTGGGACCGTTCGACGCCTATGGCAAGGGCAGCGTGCCCGTCACGCCGTTCCGCGAAGAGCAGGGCCGGCAAGCGGTCGAGAATTTTTACTATGAGCAGGAAGACCGGCTGTTCGACGCGGCCGCGCGGTATGGTTTTACGTGGAGCGTGCACCGCCCGCACACCATCATCGGCTACGCGCTGGGCAATGCCATGAACATGGGCCTGACCCTGGCCGTGTATGCGAATCTGTGCAAGGCCGGCGGCCAGCCCTTCGTCTTTCCCGGTTCGCCCGCGCAATGGCACGGCTTGTCCGACATGACGGACGCGGGGCAGATCGCACGCCACCTGGCGTGGGCGGCCGACAGTCCCGCCGCGCGCAACGAAGACTTCAATATCGTCAATGGCGACGTGTTCCGCTGGAAGTGGCTGTGGCCGCGCCTGGCCGCTTATTTCGGCGTCGAGGCGGCCGATCTGCCCGAGGCGATGGCGCCGCTGGCCGACCGCATGCAGGACGCCCCCAAGCAGTGGCGCGCCATCGCCGAGCAGCACGGCCTGGTGGAGGCTGATGTCAGCCGCCTCGCCTCCTGGTGGCATACGGATGCCGACCTGGGGCGGCCGATGGAAGTGATGACGGACATGGGCAAGAGCCGCAAGGCGGGGTTCCTCGATTACCAGGATACGCAGGATGCCTTCTTCAATCTGTTCGACAAGCTGAAGGCGGAGCGCGTCATTCCCCGCTGA
- the ompA gene encoding outer membrane protein OmpA, whose amino-acid sequence MNKFVTLFFAASAVIAGSASAQTPTSPPFAPVTTDIKAPSPKSAYVQDARGVIVRDPFGLCWRTGYWTPADAVPGCDVPLCVEPETLQDGKCVAPPAPVVPAPAPAPVVPVPVVVAPTSEKVSFAADAFFDFDKATLKPEGKSKLDELAAQLGGINLEVIIAVGHTDSVGTDAYNQKLSVRRADAVKAYLVNKGVESNRVYTEGKGEKQPVADNKTAEGRAKNRRVEIEVVGTRNK is encoded by the coding sequence ATGAATAAATTTGTAACGCTGTTTTTCGCTGCATCCGCAGTGATTGCTGGCTCGGCTTCGGCCCAAACCCCAACCTCCCCACCATTCGCGCCAGTTACCACTGACATCAAAGCACCAAGCCCAAAAAGCGCTTATGTGCAAGATGCTCGCGGCGTAATCGTGCGTGACCCATTCGGCCTGTGCTGGCGTACCGGCTACTGGACACCTGCTGACGCAGTGCCAGGTTGCGACGTACCACTGTGCGTAGAGCCAGAAACCCTGCAAGACGGCAAATGCGTGGCTCCTCCAGCACCAGTCGTACCTGCTCCAGCACCAGCACCAGTCGTGCCAGTGCCAGTCGTAGTTGCTCCTACCTCGGAAAAAGTCAGCTTCGCTGCTGATGCATTCTTCGATTTCGACAAAGCTACGCTGAAGCCAGAAGGCAAGTCCAAGCTGGACGAGCTGGCTGCACAACTGGGTGGCATCAACCTGGAAGTCATCATCGCTGTGGGTCACACCGACTCCGTCGGCACCGATGCTTACAACCAAAAACTGTCGGTACGTCGTGCTGATGCTGTCAAAGCCTACCTGGTCAACAAAGGCGTTGAAAGCAACCGCGTGTACACCGAAGGCAAAGGCGAAAAACAACCTGTTGCTGATAACAAAACTGCCGAAGGCCGTGCGAAAAACCGTCGCGTGGAAATCGAAGTTGTTGGTACCCGCAACAAGTAA
- the ubiG gene encoding bifunctional 2-polyprenyl-6-hydroxyphenol methylase/3-demethylubiquinol 3-O-methyltransferase UbiG: protein MNADPLEIQKFSELAHRWWDPTSEFRPLHEINPLRLEWINAKVPLAGKRVIDIGCGGGILAESMARKGADVTGIDLSDKALKVADLHSLESGAKVRYKLIAAEAMAEEEAGQYDVVTCMEMLEHVPDPAAIVKACAALVKPGGHVFLSTLNRNPKAYLFAILGAEYLLRLLPKGTHDYDKFITPAELSQYLRSAGLDVNSMRGMGYNPLTKIYSLNSDTSVNYLVACTRPL, encoded by the coding sequence ATGAACGCCGACCCTCTCGAAATCCAAAAATTCAGTGAGCTGGCCCACCGCTGGTGGGACCCCACTTCCGAGTTTCGTCCCCTGCACGAAATTAACCCCCTGCGCCTGGAATGGATCAACGCGAAAGTGCCGCTGGCCGGCAAGCGCGTGATCGACATCGGCTGCGGCGGCGGCATCCTGGCCGAATCGATGGCCCGCAAGGGCGCCGACGTGACGGGTATCGACCTGTCCGACAAGGCCTTGAAAGTCGCCGACCTGCACAGCCTGGAATCGGGTGCCAAGGTACGCTACAAGCTGATCGCCGCCGAAGCCATGGCCGAGGAAGAGGCGGGCCAGTACGACGTCGTGACGTGCATGGAAATGCTCGAGCACGTGCCGGACCCCGCCGCCATCGTCAAGGCTTGCGCCGCGCTGGTCAAACCGGGCGGCCACGTGTTCCTGTCGACCCTGAACCGCAACCCGAAAGCGTATCTGTTCGCCATCCTGGGCGCCGAATACCTGCTGCGTCTGTTGCCGAAAGGCACGCACGACTATGACAAATTCATCACCCCGGCCGAGCTGTCGCAATACCTGCGCAGCGCCGGCCTGGACGTCAACAGCATGCGCGGCATGGGCTACAATCCGCTGACCAAGATTTACTCACTTAATAGCGATACGAGCGTCAATTACCTGGTGGCCTGCACCCGGCCGCTGTAA
- a CDS encoding GTP pyrophosphokinase, with protein sequence MTENARRGTLERAIEIAAATHAGQTDKGGAPYILHPLRVMLRVALGAQQIVAVLHDVVEDSDGNVTFDDLAREGFSQEVIDGVRAVTKVEGESYEAFIARAALNPVGRAVKLADLAENSDLSRIDRPTQKDLERGEKYRRAIQQLMSQE encoded by the coding sequence ATGACTGAAAACGCAAGACGCGGCACCCTCGAGCGCGCGATTGAAATCGCCGCCGCCACCCATGCCGGCCAGACGGACAAGGGCGGCGCGCCGTACATCCTCCACCCCTTGCGCGTCATGCTGCGCGTCGCCCTCGGCGCCCAGCAGATAGTCGCCGTGCTGCACGACGTGGTGGAAGACAGCGACGGCAACGTCACCTTCGACGACCTGGCGCGCGAAGGATTTTCCCAGGAAGTCATCGACGGCGTGCGCGCCGTGACCAAGGTCGAAGGCGAGTCGTATGAGGCGTTCATCGCCCGCGCAGCCTTGAACCCGGTGGGCAGGGCCGTCAAGCTGGCTGATCTGGCTGAGAATAGCGATTTGTCGAGGATAGATAGGCCGACGCAGAAGGATTTGGAGAGGGGGGAGAAGTATCGGAGGGCTATTCAGCAACTCATGTCGCAGGAGTGA
- a CDS encoding sensor histidine kinase produces MKLSRFITGHLEPILEEWELFARSLPIPGAAISKAELRDHAKQMLQTIVRDMDVIENAAQRKKKSTTGVSEITGKETAAATHGSLRQQIGFTLPQLTAEFRAMRASVLRLWMAQVQVTSKTATDDILRFNEAIDQALQESAIRYSQQSDRTRNTFLAILSHDLRSPLSTMTMAGALLSRPSATSASTVQIGARVARSAATMTTMVNDLLEFARTQLGGHMPISPTLGDLGEICKTSVEDASAAHPQCKFELSTTGEMIGDFDAARLAQLFSNLLNNAAQYRTDDQPVTITACGDADTAVVQVKNFGRQIPESSLKSIFDPLVQLAISDDHKAPNATSIGLGLFIAREIASAHGGTIGAESSLESGTIFTVRLPRVSLSGGGNGG; encoded by the coding sequence GTGAAACTATCGCGCTTTATTACCGGCCATCTGGAGCCGATCCTGGAAGAGTGGGAACTCTTCGCCAGGTCGCTGCCCATTCCGGGGGCCGCCATCTCGAAAGCGGAATTGCGCGATCATGCCAAGCAGATGCTGCAAACCATCGTGCGCGACATGGACGTCATCGAGAACGCGGCGCAGCGAAAGAAGAAATCGACCACGGGCGTATCGGAAATAACGGGCAAGGAAACGGCCGCCGCCACGCACGGCTCGCTGCGCCAGCAGATCGGCTTCACGCTGCCGCAGTTGACGGCGGAATTTCGCGCGATGCGGGCCAGCGTGCTGCGCCTGTGGATGGCACAGGTGCAGGTAACGTCGAAAACGGCAACGGACGACATCTTGCGCTTCAATGAAGCGATAGACCAGGCGCTGCAGGAATCGGCCATACGCTATTCGCAGCAGAGCGACCGCACCCGCAATACCTTTCTCGCCATCCTCAGCCACGATCTGCGCAGTCCGCTCAGCACGATGACGATGGCCGGTGCGCTGCTGAGCAGGCCGAGCGCGACCTCCGCTTCCACGGTGCAGATCGGTGCACGGGTTGCCCGCAGCGCGGCCACCATGACAACCATGGTGAACGATCTGCTGGAATTTGCCAGGACGCAGCTGGGGGGACACATGCCCATTTCACCCACCTTGGGCGACCTGGGGGAAATCTGCAAGACATCCGTCGAGGATGCCTCGGCTGCTCACCCGCAATGCAAGTTTGAACTGAGTACCACGGGCGAGATGATCGGCGACTTCGATGCGGCCCGATTGGCCCAGCTGTTTTCCAATTTGCTCAACAATGCCGCGCAGTACCGCACCGACGACCAGCCGGTGACCATCACGGCTTGCGGCGATGCCGATACGGCCGTGGTGCAAGTGAAGAATTTCGGCCGCCAGATCCCGGAATCGTCGCTGAAGAGCATTTTCGATCCCCTGGTCCAGCTGGCCATTTCTGACGATCACAAGGCGCCCAATGCCACCAGTATCGGCCTGGGCCTGTTTATCGCGCGTGAAATCGCCAGCGCGCACGGCGGCACCATCGGCGCCGAGTCCAGCCTGGAAAGCGGCACGATATTTACCGTGCGCCTGCCCAGGGTATCGCTGAGCGGCGGGGGAAACGGCGGCTAA
- a CDS encoding GNAT family N-acetyltransferase produces MINIRKAEIADVRALQEIGCQTYREHFSDIWSATGISDFLDQDFSPSTLENSLTSLNQVWLVASDESGKVVGFAKVNLSKPAPISGEVGLELQKIYFLKSEAGRGYGKQLLSYIHDLAMERRERLIWLDVLKTNLNARRFYAKQGFQERGEIPFQTDKVSIGMVVMVCQLPMA; encoded by the coding sequence ATGATTAATATCCGTAAAGCTGAAATCGCAGACGTGCGCGCTCTACAGGAAATCGGCTGCCAGACCTACCGTGAGCATTTTTCGGATATTTGGTCCGCTACCGGAATATCGGATTTCCTGGACCAGGATTTTTCTCCCAGCACACTTGAGAATTCGCTGACTTCATTGAACCAAGTCTGGCTTGTCGCTTCCGATGAAAGCGGAAAAGTCGTCGGTTTCGCCAAGGTCAACTTGTCGAAGCCGGCGCCTATCAGCGGCGAAGTGGGCCTGGAGCTGCAGAAGATATACTTCCTCAAATCCGAGGCTGGACGCGGTTATGGAAAGCAGCTCTTGAGCTACATTCATGATCTGGCGATGGAGCGCAGGGAGAGATTGATATGGTTAGATGTGCTCAAAACCAACTTAAATGCTCGCCGCTTCTACGCGAAACAGGGTTTTCAAGAACGTGGTGAAATTCCATTTCAAACGGACAAGGTTTCCATTGGAATGGTGGTCATGGTATGCCAGCTTCCAATGGCGTGA
- a CDS encoding ABC transporter substrate-binding protein, whose product MSLGLLTAAFALSSSAAFAAPGEIAVIVKTTNSNYWQNVKKGATASAADAKGYSLTFQGPASESAIADQVSMVENAVTRKVAGIVLAASDPDALVPALKKAWEAKIPVVLIDSLVADSGKRYYQSFLSTDNEAAGEQSAKALISQVGKTGKIAVMSYVAGAGSETGRVGGFKRYIEKNSQLQIVGTYYSQSQMATALNQTTDVLASNPDLKGIFGANEPTAVGMGRAIAQAGKAGKVIAVGFDGNEDLKNFVKDGTLYATAVQGSYSMGALGVKTLVSLIEGKKVAPFVNTGVVIVTKANVDLPEAKNVLY is encoded by the coding sequence ATGTCGCTGGGTCTGTTGACCGCAGCATTTGCCCTGAGCTCCAGCGCCGCCTTCGCCGCCCCGGGCGAGATCGCCGTGATCGTCAAGACAACCAATTCCAACTACTGGCAGAACGTCAAGAAGGGCGCCACGGCCAGCGCGGCAGACGCCAAGGGCTACAGCCTGACCTTCCAGGGACCGGCCTCGGAATCGGCGATCGCCGACCAGGTCAGCATGGTGGAAAACGCCGTCACGCGCAAGGTGGCCGGCATCGTGCTAGCCGCGTCGGATCCGGACGCGCTGGTGCCGGCCCTGAAGAAGGCGTGGGAAGCGAAGATTCCCGTCGTGCTGATCGATTCGCTGGTGGCCGACAGCGGCAAGCGCTATTACCAGTCCTTCCTGTCGACCGACAATGAAGCGGCCGGCGAGCAAAGCGCCAAGGCTCTTATTTCGCAGGTCGGCAAGACGGGCAAGATCGCCGTGATGTCGTACGTGGCGGGCGCCGGTTCCGAGACGGGCAGGGTGGGCGGCTTCAAGCGCTATATCGAAAAGAATTCGCAGCTGCAGATCGTCGGCACGTATTACTCGCAGTCGCAGATGGCCACGGCGCTGAACCAGACGACCGACGTGCTGGCCTCGAATCCGGACTTGAAGGGCATCTTCGGCGCCAATGAGCCGACGGCCGTGGGCATGGGCCGCGCCATCGCGCAGGCGGGCAAGGCCGGCAAGGTGATCGCCGTGGGCTTCGACGGCAATGAAGACCTGAAAAACTTCGTCAAGGACGGCACCCTGTATGCGACCGCCGTGCAGGGTTCGTACTCGATGGGCGCGCTGGGCGTGAAAACCCTCGTCAGCCTGATCGAAGGCAAGAAGGTCGCACCGTTCGTCAACACGGGCGTGGTGATTGTCACCAAGGCCAATGTCGACCTGCCGGAAGCGAAGAACGTTTTGTATTGA
- a CDS encoding penicillin-insensitive murein endopeptidase — protein MLEVQPRDKRGFFILPQAPEDAGYYVYGNLQRMPNSGHMAQYAHPSLLSLIFYIEREWQAIDDRKFGIGNISIAEGLAYDKHVSHRKGIEMDLRPVRKDKLQGQSARVSRFDSVYDRSATIKLIQLFLRHPMVTKVFFNDEEIQKTIGGGRVRSLKGHDDHLHIEIREHG, from the coding sequence ATGCTTGAAGTTCAGCCCAGGGATAAGCGCGGCTTTTTTATATTGCCGCAAGCTCCGGAAGATGCCGGGTATTACGTCTATGGCAATCTGCAGCGGATGCCAAATTCCGGCCATATGGCCCAATATGCGCACCCCAGCTTGCTATCCCTGATCTTTTACATCGAACGTGAATGGCAGGCAATTGATGATAGAAAATTTGGTATCGGGAATATCAGCATTGCCGAAGGATTAGCGTACGACAAGCATGTCAGCCACAGAAAAGGCATTGAAATGGATCTACGCCCCGTGCGGAAGGACAAACTGCAAGGCCAGTCCGCACGCGTGTCGCGCTTTGATAGCGTGTATGACCGGAGCGCCACTATCAAATTGATACAGCTGTTTCTGCGGCACCCAATGGTCACCAAGGTCTTCTTTAACGATGAAGAGATACAAAAGACGATCGGTGGCGGGCGCGTGCGGTCTCTGAAAGGACACGACGACCATCTTCATATTGAAATCAGGGAGCATGGATGA
- a CDS encoding Imm32 family immunity protein → MTTHLSLHCYLQDAPSERPQRCSDVTIEADPATLRAIAHFLLASADTFDQAQERAGMHAHLQDEWDGWQDDFPDLVVVAA, encoded by the coding sequence ATGACCACCCATTTATCGCTGCACTGCTATCTGCAAGACGCGCCGTCCGAACGCCCGCAACGCTGTTCCGACGTGACCATCGAGGCCGACCCGGCCACCCTGCGCGCCATCGCCCACTTCCTGCTGGCCAGCGCGGACACCTTTGATCAGGCGCAGGAACGCGCCGGCATGCATGCCCACCTGCAAGACGAATGGGACGGCTGGCAGGACGACTTCCCCGACCTCGTCGTCGTGGCCGCCTAG